A single window of Denticeps clupeoides unplaced genomic scaffold, fDenClu1.1, whole genome shotgun sequence DNA harbors:
- the LOC114774192 gene encoding major histocompatibility complex class I-related gene protein-like, with amino-acid sequence MKILAAIILLLVDPASGVIHSWTGLHTATTGIKDLPEFVGVNLFDDEVTGNFDSKNNQFEIRQDWVKELGEKYVEDQTKSFRDFTWKFKENLKMIMTEFNQTGDQGVHTLQHMYGCQWEDEDGATDGYSQYGNDGEDFIKLDLKNPDWVTARPQAEIIKQKWNGGEAKYWKKYLEHDCVEWIKKYVMYRSISLERKVPPQVSLLQTDPSSPVVCHATGFYPGKVKISWQKDGQDLHEDVDVGETLPNHDGTFQKRAELKVTPDVWKKNQFTCVVEHKSGDPIHTILTEEKIRTNSAGTEASSS; translated from the exons TGATTCATTCCTGGACAGGATTACACACAGCAACTACAGGAATAAAGGATCTTCCTGAATTTGTTGGTGTAAATTTGTTCGATGATGAAGTGACTGGAAACTTCGACAGTAAGAACAACCAGTTTGAGATCCGGCAGGACTGGGTGAAGGAGCTGGGAGAGAAGTATGTGGAGGATCAGACAAAGAGCTTCAGagattttacatggaaattcaAGGAGAATCTGAAAATGATCATGACTGAATTTAATCAgactggagatcaag gagTTCATACTTTACAGCACATGTACGGCTGTCAGTGGGAAGATGAAGATGGAGCTACAGATGGATACAGTCAGTATGGTAATGATGGAGAAGATTTTATAAAACTGGATTTGAAAAACCCTGATTGGGTTACTGCAAGACCACAGGCAGAAATCATCAAGCAGAAATGGAATGGAGGTGAAGCTAAATACTGGAAGAAATACCTGGAACATGATTGTGTTGAGTGGATAAAGAAGTATGTGATGTACAGGAGTATcagtctggagagaaaag tccctcctcaggtgtctctgctgcagacagacccctcctctccagtggtctgtcacgctacaggtttctaccctggTAAGGTGaagatcagctggcagaaagatggacaggacctgcatgaagatgtagatgttggtgagacgttgcccaaccatgacggaaccttccagaaacgtgcagaactcaaagtgacccctgatgtgtggaagaagaaccagttcacctgtgtggtggagcacaagagtggagacccaatccacacgatcctgactgaggagaagatcaggaccaacagtGCAGGTACAGAAGCTTCTAGCAGCTAa